One stretch of Bosea vaviloviae DNA includes these proteins:
- a CDS encoding GbsR/MarR family transcriptional regulator yields MATAEQRFIEDAARLLIPWGVPQTAARLYGYLLLRAEPVSLDRITAELEISKSSASVAARLLETYRLARRHGERGSKRALYAVSDNYEGMLTEQNRLLDALAALLRNGAGTVASGGVRDRLEDMAEFYLAIRQAMEAALEQWRAKTPRS; encoded by the coding sequence ATGGCGACGGCCGAACAACGCTTCATCGAGGACGCCGCCCGGTTGTTGATCCCCTGGGGCGTGCCCCAGACAGCGGCGCGCCTCTACGGCTATCTGCTGCTCCGCGCCGAGCCGGTCAGCCTCGATCGCATCACCGCCGAGCTCGAGATCAGCAAGAGCAGCGCCAGCGTCGCCGCGCGATTGCTGGAAACATACAGGCTCGCCCGGCGTCATGGCGAGCGCGGCAGTAAGCGCGCCTTGTACGCGGTGTCCGATAATTACGAGGGCATGCTGACCGAGCAGAACCGCCTGCTGGATGCGCTCGCCGCGCTCCTCAGGAACGGCGCAGGCACCGTCGCGTCGGGAGGGGTTCGGGACCGCCTCGAGGACATGGCCGAGTTCTACCTGGCGATACGCCAGGCGATGGAGGCAGCGCTCGAGCAGTGGCGCGCGAAGACGCCGCGATCCTGA